CATCTCTAAGAGGGTCTTAGGCACTGTCGTGTGGTTTAAGGAGAAGAAAGGGTACGGCTTCATCAGCAGGCAGGATACCCAGGAAGATGTGTTTGTTCACCATACGGCCATCACCGGGAAAAACCCCTGCACGTACCGAGGCAGTGTGGACGACGGCGAGATGGTGGAGTTCGACGTGGTGCAGGGTGAGTGGGGCACCGAGGCTGCAAACGTGACTGGGCCAGCCGGGGCGCCACTGAAGGGAAGCCGCTACACTGCCCACCGCACCAGCATCTGCCAGGACTTCAAAATCCACAGCCATGCGCCACCACCATGAGGTCCCAAGAGCACAGAAGGTGATGCTGATGAACGCTAGGGCAGCGGCGAAGGCTTCACCACGGCCCAGGGCCTCAGACGCCCTCTGCCTGGCCACTCCCAAGGCCAACGACTGAGGCATTTCCCGCCCTCCCGCAGGGCCCCATCTGTGATCCGCCACCCATCGATCCTGGCTACCACCAGCGGCCCCCGGTCCGACCTGCAGCCTGGGTCCGCCCCCACCGCAAGGCAGGAGGGGCGTCCTCAGCAGGGTCGGGGCCCCAGCTACCTGCTGAGTTGCCCTAGGGGCTGAGGCACCACCACTCCTGATCCAAGACACTCACCAGGCATCTCGCAGGAGCTGGAGACAGAGCACAGCAAGAGTGGGCACAAAGTCAGCAGCAATCTGCCACAGAGGCACCCTCCACGCTATGGATCCTGCCATCCCAAAAACCCGCACCGCTGCCCACAACAAGTACC
The nucleotide sequence above comes from Bos javanicus breed banteng chromosome X, ARS-OSU_banteng_1.0, whole genome shotgun sequence. Encoded proteins:
- the LOC133243410 gene encoding Y-box-binding protein 1-like, producing the protein MSEVGEATLTDLAASFCSHATWKPLASLGGGDRNLALDTSHLRGDGIPKATTGVAKGKVPKKVISKRVLGTVVWFKEKKGYGFISRQDTQEDVFVHHTAITGKNPCTYRGSVDDGEMVEFDVVQGEWGTEAANVTGPAGAPLKGSRYTAHRTSICQDFKIHSHAPPP